TGGAGCGCAATTAGCAACTCGTTTACTCGGATCGGTTGGTCGAGTTGATCAAAGCCGGATGCGAACGGGTAAATTGAATGATGACGAATGGCCTCGGGTCACCGATGCGATTGCTCGACTGAGTAACACCCAAATCCTTATTGATGAGACTGGATCGTTGACGTGCCTTGAGTTGCGCGCCCGGGCTCGTCGCATTGCGCGTAATTATGGCGGCACCCTAGGAATGGTTGTGGTTGATTACCTGCAATTAATGAGTGGTAGCTCGGGCGGTAGTGGTGAAAATAGGGCTACTGAAATTTCTGAGATTTCACGTTCCTTAAAGTCTCTAGCTAAAGAGCTGCAGTGCCCAGTGGTGGCTTTATCTCAGCTAAACCGTGGTCTTGAGCAACGCCCTAACAAGCGACCTGTGATGTCCGACCTGCGCGAGTCTGGAGCGATTGAGCAAGACGCGGATTTAATTCTGTTTATTTATCGTGACGAGGTGTATCACCCCGATACCACCACCGATAAAGGTGTTGCTGAAGTCATTATTGGTAAGCAACGTAACGGTCCGATTGGAACTGTCCGCCTGAGTTGGCAAGGGCAGTTCACCAAGTTTGATAACTTGGCTCCCAATACGGCCTCGTATGGTGGTGGATTTAGCCCCTTTTAATTACTTGTAATTCGGCGGGCTTCGGTATAACGCGCTGCCCAGTACGGCGAATCAATCCGTTCAAGGCGGACCGTTCCTCCTGCGCTGGGAGCGTGCACAAAACGACCTTGGCCGACATAAATTCCAGCATGGGAGTACCGTTCCCCAGTTGTATTAAAAAACACCAAATCCCCTGGAGCTGGAGGCTGTTGACCAATGCCGGTACCGACATTACTCATTTGCTGAATCGTTCTTGGTAGCTTGATACCCGAGCTATTCTGATAAACGTAAGCAATTAAGCCGCTGCAATCAAAACCGCCGGCTGGGGTATTGCCGCCATAGCGATAAGGCACCCCTACTAAACCCATGGCAGCGATCGAAATTCCCTCATTACCGACGCTCGTATCGTTTTTAAAGTGGGCGATACGAGGATTACTTGGAGCTCCACTGGTTGTTCGCGTGGGAGAGGTGGAGCAAGCACTGAGTGTCAATACACTCAGTGCAACCACGACAGTAAGAAGTAAATTTTTGTTACAGGGCTTCAGCAGCATGATCGGCTAGTCGCGAACGTTCGCCACGAGCCAAGGTGATGTGACCACTGTGACGCCAACCCTTGAAGCGATCAACCACATAGGTGAGACCCGACGAACCCTCGGTGAGATAAGGAGTGTCGATTTGAGCAATATTTCCAAGGCACACAATTTTGGTTCCAGGACCAGCTCGTGTAACAAGCGTCTTCATCTGTTTAGGCGTTAAGTTCTGCGCTTCATCAATAATCAGAAATTTACTCACAAACGTACGACCCCGCATGAAGTTCATACTTTTAACCTTAATTCGAGAACGAATTAGTTCTTGGGTAGCGGCGCGACCCCACTCTCCCGCAGTGTCATCGCTGCGATGTAAAACCTCTAAGTTGTCGTCAAAAGCGCCCATCCAGGGCTGCATTTTTTCTTCCTCGGTGCCGGGTAAAAATCCAATATCCTCACCGACCGGAACAGTCGCTCGAGTAATGATGATCTCGTTATAGCGTTTGCTATCTAACACTTGCTCAAGGCCGGCAGCAAGGGCGAGCAAAGTTTTGCCGGTACCGGCTTGACCAAGAAGCGTGACAAAATCAATGTCAGGATTCATGAGCAGATTCATGGCAAAGTTTTGCTCACGATTGCGCGCGGTAATGCTCCATACATTATTTTTCTGATGCGAGTAATCCTTCAGAGTTTGAAGCAAAGCGGTCTTGCCATTGATTTCGCGCACGAGGGCATAAAAGGGTGTCGTGCCGTCTGGATTTTCTTGATACACAAATTGATTAATGAGCATACTAGGAACCAGCGGGCCAGTAACCCGATAGAACATCGTGCCGCTCTTACCGTCGGCCCAACTTTCCATGGCTTTACCATGCTTGGGCCAAAAGTCACTCGGTAGTGCCATCACACCCGAGTACATTAAATCTCGGTCTTCTAAGACCTGGTCATTAAAGTAATCTTCAGCAGGAAGGCCGAGAGCCCGAGCCTTGATGCGCATATTGATATCTTTGGATACCAAGACCACTTCTTGTTGTGGTTTTGCTTTTTGCAGATCACGCACCACCCCTAAAATGAGGTTATCACCTTTACCCTCGGGCAGACCCTCGGGCAAAGGAGCATTAGAAAACTGGGTCTGGAAGAACAATCGCCCGGTTGCATCCTGATTTCCTAATTTATTAAGTGGGATTCCTTCATCGAGCTGACCGCTGGTACCGGCAATGAGTTGGTCGAGCGAGCGACTCACCATGCGCGCATTTCGAGCAACCTCACTCATTCCCTTTTTATGGTTGTCGAGCTCTTCAAGCGTTGTCATCGGCAGGTATAAATCGTGCTCCTCAAACCGAAAGAGAGACGATGGATCATGCATTAATACATTGGTATCCAATACAAAAAGACTTGGTGGACCTGTGCGCACCGTGCGCTTTGGCCGCTCTGGCTTGGAGTCCAACTGCTTTTCTAGATGTTGGGCTGGAGCAATAGTCTTAATCTGTTCCAATGCTGCCTCTGCAGCGGACAGATCATCGTCTTCATCGACATTTGCTTCTACCTCTTGGGCCCAACTTGGCGCTAGTGCTTTTTTCATCTTTTTTGGGGGATTTTTAAGATCCGGTGTTTTCTGACGACTTAAATTGATTTGATCAGCAATTTGGGTGGGCAGTGGAGGTAATGGCATTCGAGGACTTCTCCTAAATGAAAAAACCGCCTGCTAAGAGCGAAGGGCGGTTTTGAGGGGTGATGCAGAGGGCGGGGTGATATGCATGATTTACGAGGGGGCCGGTATCCCGTCGTGGCCTAGATAGACCCCGATGCGGGTTTAATGGCATCCATCGCTTACGGTGCATATAGCCATACTGTAACCCAAATTGATGTCTTTGCAAGTACCGTATAAATCCCTAGGATATTGCTTTGGCGGCAGTGAGTACCTCGGCCACATGGCCAGTCACCTTAATGCCACGCCACTCCTTCTGGAGAACGCCTTTGCTGTCAAAGAGGAAGGTGCTGCGGTCAACGCCTCGAACTTGTTTGCCGTACATATTTTTCATTTTGATGACATTAAAGATCGTGCACAGTTTTTCTTCGGTATCGGCAACCAATTCAAAAGGGAGACCTAGTTTTTGGCGAAAGTTCTCATGCGAACGCAAATTATCCCGTGACACTCCAACCACCAAGGCATTGGCTTGATTAAATGCATCAATGTGATCCCGAAACTCTCCCGCTTCAACGGTGCAGCCTGGCGTTGAATCTTTGGGATAAAAATAGAGTACTAGTTTTTTACCTTGATACGCTTTTGGCGAGAAGGTGAGGTTTGATGTTGCCGGGATCTCGCACATTGGCATCGTCTGCCCAATCTTAATTGTCATCGTAATTCCCCTCGTCAATGGTTATGTGAAATTAGTTGCATGGCGCATTTGGATCATCAGTTCACCGCTGCGATTGGCAATACTGCCATACTGAAATGGCTCAGTGGCTATTTTATCGAGTTGCCCAGTCGCCAGCCAAGAGCGGTGCAGTTGACCCATCGTAACCAGTTCGTGACCTTGCGCCAGCCACCCCTGGAGCAATGCTTTGAAGGCAGGCAACAACTTTTGCCCTTCTAGCTCAGCATGCAGGGTAAAGACTTGATCATTCGGATTACTTTGAGTGAGCTCAAGAATTGCCTTAGCCGCTCCCAAAGCATCCCTTCCGTCCACTCCAATGAGTTCATCAAAGGTTGGCAACGTAGTGGGGTATTGCACATGCTTACTTCGCACGGAATTAAATTGAATGCGGTAAGGCGCAAGATTGGGGGCGGAACGACCGTCGGAGGCATATTGCATGCCCCAATCGTCAAGTTGCTTCAGAGCTGCTTCATTCATTTGCCAGCCTGCAGCACCATGCGTTAGAGGAGGGTGTTTAAAGATCTCACAAAAACGATCGTAGGCTTTTTGCATTTGGAGTCGAGTCCATGCTGCATCGCGTTGATAGACATGATCTTGCCAATAGACATGATCCCAGGTATGAATCCCCGTTTCATGACCCCCTTGATCAACAGCACGCATTTCATGCGCAGCAGTTTTACCGATGTCAGGCGCCGGGAGAAGAACCCCGTATAAAAGGGTTTTGATGCCATAGTGCTCTACCACCGAGGTGCGCGATACTTTCTTCAGAAAACCTGGACGGAAAATTCGTTTTAATGCCCAACCGGTATGGTCAGGACCCAGGCTAAATAAGAAGGTCGCCTGAATTCCGAGTTCCGCAAATAGTTTAGCTAGATTGGGCGTGCCAACTTGGGTTCCGAGTAAGGTATCAACATCAACCTTCAGTGCAATTTTTGCCATGGAATTAAGTGTTACTCAACCAGATGCCGCGCTTTATCCACATCATGGCGATAGGCTTCAAATATCTTGCTTAGCGCATCGTTCATGGCAATAGTGGGTTTCCAACCCAATTCAGTCATCGTATTTTCAATAGCAGGAACTCGGTTTTGGACATCCTGATATCCAGCACCATAGTAGCTTTTTGAGGTTGTCTCGATTAATTGAACTTGATCAGCCGTCACTGCATACTCCGGGATTTTCTTAGCAATCGCCAGCATCATCGTCGCCAGCTCTTTGACCGAGTAGTTATTTTTTGGGTTTCCCACGTTATAGATCTTGCCATTGGCAACATCACCTTCATTGGTGATGATGCGCATTAAGGCATCAATGCCGTCATCAATATAAGTAAAGGCCCTTTTTTGGGAGCCACCGTCGACAAGATTGATTGGCTCGCCGCGCACAATGTGCCCCAAGAACTGGGTGACCACCCGCGAGGAACCTTCTTTGGGGGTGTAGATACTATCCAAGCCAGGGCCAATCCAATTAAATGGTCTAAACAAAGTAAAGCGTAAGCCCTCCATGCCATAGCCCCAAATCACTCGGTCCATTAATTGCTTGGCGCAAGCATAAATCCACCGCGGCTTATTGATCGGTCCATAAACCAGATTGGATGAGGCTGGATCAAATTCAGCATCGGAGCACATGCCATAGACCTCGGAGGTTGATGGAAAGACAAGGTGCTTACCGTATTTCACTGCTGAGCGAACGATCGGAAGATTGGCCTCAAAGTCAAGCTCAAATACACGCAGTGGCTGTTGTACATAGGTTGCTGGCGTAGCGATGGCAACGAGTGGTAGGATGACGTCGCATTTGCGAACGTGATACTCCACCCATTCGCGATTAATGGTGATATCGCCTTCAAAGAAATGCATGCGAGGGTGGTTGAGAAGATCACCAATCCGGTCGTTTTGCATATCCATGCCATAGACCTCCCACGACGTAGTCTCCAATATGCGCTTTGAGAGGTGATGGCCAATAAAACCATTCACACCCAAAATCAGAATCTTTTTCATAACACCATTCCTTTGATGAACTTCAAAAGCCAACGACTGACTACTCTTATGCTAAAAATAGCTCAAGAACCTTGCCATCGCCGCACAGGCCGAAGTAGCGATTATCGACGAGATGCATCCCTAGCCCAGACTTTTTGAGGATTGCGGCTTGACTGGGGCTGAGAGCAACGCCAGGATCGAGAGGAAGCGAGCTTTTGGTAAGAATCACTTTTTCCCCGCTTAATTCGGCAAAGGCCCCAGGATAGGGTGGGGCCACCGCCCGAATTAGGTTGTAAATTGACATGGCTGACTTTGTCCAATCGATGCGTCCATCCTCGGGTTTGCGTCCCCCAAAGTAGGAACCCTCTGTCAATGGATTGGGTCGCCGAGGAAGCTTGCCCTGCATGAGCTGGGGTAGTACCTGTTCCATCACCTGTTTTGCTGCCTGACTGACTTTATCAAATACCTCTTTAGCAGTTTCATGAATTTCAATAGATACAGCGACTTGTCCCACAATATCCCCAGCATCGGGTTTTACTTCCATGACATGCAAGGTTGCACCTGTTTCGGTCTCGCCATTCACCACAGCCCAGTTCACGGGGGCGCGGCCGCGGTACTTAGGTAAGAGTGAGCCATGCATATTGAGAGCTGCAATGGTTGCAGTCTCAAGTAATTCAGTGGGCAGCATGAAGCGGTAATAAAAAGAAAAGAGATAATCGGGTGCAATCGCCTTAATCTCAGACACCAAATTTAATAATGCACTCGGTTGCACGATTCGGCATGGCAAACCCCGTTGCTCGCAGAGTTTTTGAACGCTGCTAAACCAAATCGTCTCATTGGGATCATCGGCATGGGTGATGACTAAATCAATTTGCATCCCGGCATCGATTAAGGCTTGTAAACAAGCAACACCGACATCGTGGTAGGCAAAAACAACTGCGTGCTTAGGAGTTTGATTCAAGATTTAGGATTTGGATTGCTCGAGGACAGCACTTACCATATAGCGGGGCCGTTGACGTACCTGTTGATAAATCCGGCCGATGTATTCCCCCAAAAGGCCTAGGCCGAAGAGCATCACGCCAATTAAAAAGAAGGTGAGCGCAAAGAGTGTGAACACACCCTCAACCTCAGCGCCTAAGACAAAACGACGAATCAAGAGAAGCAGGAATAGCGAACCGGCTGCACCGGCCAGTAACATGCCTAGAATCGAGAAGAGCTGCAAAGGCATCACTGAAAAGCCGGTGACCAAATCAAAATTAAGACGAATCAATTGATACAGGCTGTATTTGGATTCTCCAGCAAACCGCTCTTCATGTTTAACGGTAATTTCAATTGGATTGTTGGCAAAGGTGTACGCTAGTGCCGGAATAAAAGTATTCGCTTCTTCACACTGCCGAACTAAATCAATGATGCGACGATGGTAGCCACGCATCATGCAGCCTTGATCAGTCATCGTGATTCGAGTGAGCTTATCGCGTAATCGATTCATTGCGCGCGAGGCTGTTTTTCGGAACCAGGAATCTTGGCGATTTTCTCGAATCGTGCCAACGTAATCATGGCCCTCCTCAAGCTGGCGCACAATTTTCCCAATCTCTTCGGGAGGATTTTGTAGATCCGCATCCAAGGTAATGATGTATTCACCGCGTGCGTATTCAAAACCGGCCATGATCGCCATGTGTTGGCCAAAGTTATTTGCAAACAAGATCACCCGCGTTACATCGGGCCGCTTTTCGTATTGCATGGCGAGCATTGCAGCAGACCGATCTTTGCTGCCATCGTTGATAAAGACGAGCTCATAAGGAAGTGCATATTGACTCGCAACATGATCAAGCGCGGGGTACAGGCGATCAAATAGAGCCTGTAATCCCTCCTCCTCGTTGTAAACCGGGATTACGACGCTCAAACGTGGGTGAGTAAGACTGTTCATGCCCACATTTTGCCTGATGTAGGGATGTTTACGCTAAAACCTCTTGCAGAGCCTTGACCACACGATCAATATCGGCTTCGGTCATGGTAGGGAAAAGTGGCAGAGTTAAGATCGATTGACCAATTTGATTAGCAACCGGTGTTGCTTCTGGAGAGTACCCTCGCTGACGATACAGTGCAAAGCCAGTAATGGCGGGGTAATGCACCCCGGTACCTATCCCACGTTCTTTTAACGCAAGCATGATTTGGCTCCGAGTTTGACCTAAGCGCTCTAATGGCAATAGGACTTGGAACATATGCCAGTTACTGTTCACAAAATCGGCGATTGGTAGGCCCAAACCTATTTTGCTCAAACCCGATTGTTCGAACCGATCAAAATAATGGCGTGCGAGAGCGATACGTTGAACCTGAAAACGCTCCAGTTGTTTTAATTGATGAAGACCGATAACAGCATTCACATCAGTTAAGTTGTCTTTGCCGCCCAGAACGTCAACCTCCATGCCATCTGGCCCATGACGCACTAATCCTTGCAGACGTAGTTTTTCAGCGAGACTCACTTGATCTCCACCAAAGCGATCGGTATTGAAGACTAGACAACCACCTTCAATAGTCGTCAAATTTTTATTCGCCTGGAAGCTAAAACTCACTAAATCATGCCGGCCTTTAGCACCAATACGTAAACCATTCCAGGAAGATCCGAGCGCTTGCGCAGCGTCCTCGATCACACGTAATTGATGACTCTCTGCAATCGTATACAGGGCATCAATATCAAGAGGCAAGCCAGCCAAATACACCGGCATGATGGCTTTAGTTTTGTTATTAATCACAGATTGGACTTGATGGAGATCGAGATTTCGGGTCTTTGGATCAATATCAACAAAAACAGGCTTTGCGCCCACGGCTAAGATCACATTGGAGGTTGCGACCCACGAAATTGGAGTTGTAATCACCTCATCGCCCGGCCCAATCCCAGCGACCTGAAGAGCAATTTTCATGGTAGCCGTGCCGTTTGCAAAGCAGCGCACAGTTGCGCCTCCTAAGTAAGCACATAGAGCAGATTCAAACTCTAAAACCTTGGGGCCGGAAGTAATCCAACCAGAGCGCAATACATCGGCAACCGCTGCAATGGTCGCTTCATCAATCGTTGGCTTTGTAAAGGGGATAAATGGTTGACTCATTGACCTATTGTCGCAAAGCCTCACGTGGATGTCGAACTACAACACGTCGGCTATCCCGACCTAATTCCTCCATGGGAAGTCCGCGGGTTTTGAGCTCCTCATATTGGCCTGGGCTCATGAGTGCGAAGGCGTTGGGATCTTGGTTCCAGACGATCACAAACTCATTGAGCGTCGGTATCCATTTTTGGGGTTCTTGTTTGGCGCCAAAGGTCAGCTCGTCGGTAAATTCAACCATGATGGTATTACGTTCTAGATAGAACGGAACAGTATGATCGAGCAAACGAACCGAGTAGATCTTGGCATCGCTTGGGATTTGTGACTTGACCTTTTGCGCTAGGTCATACCCCGATACTGCACGACCTAAAGTCTCGTGCCCCGTTCCTGCGATGGTGGCGGTCAAGAAAAAGCCAAAAGCGAATAGCGCAATACTGAGAAGCGCATTGCGCTTAGCCAGGAGACTCGCCACCAGGCTAAATACCAATAAACAGGAGAGAGCCACAACTATCCAGACGGTGTATGCCTGATAGGCGTCGACCTCATCAGGTTGACCATTACGTCCAACTTCGGATAGAAAGAAAAATCCCGTGACGGCAAGCAAAGTGAAAAATAAAGTTTGGAAACGCCACCCGATTGAAAGATGCGCATGGGACTCTAAATAATCGGCGATTGACTTGGCTGCCAAAATAGCTAAGGCTGGAAATACCGGCATGATGTAGCCCGGTAATTTTGAGCGGGAAATGCTAAAGAAAATAAGGATGACTGCAAACCATGCCCAAAGCATCCATGAGGCTGAGAATGATTGCATGCGGTATTGCATGAGGGTTTGCCTTGCAGACTGAAAGAACTGGGGCATCCAGGGCAAAAACCCAACAAGCACCAATGGCAAGAAAAAATAAAATGGGGCGGTACGTCCATGAGCGGTTGCGGTAAAGCGCTCAAAGTGTTCATAAATAAAGAAGAAGTGGGCAAACTCGGGATTCTCTATCGATACCGCAATGAACCACGGTGCAGTAACGATCAGGAAAATTACTAATCCGCTAAAAATATGTAATCGACCTAGAATTTTCCAGTCAAAGCGCGTCACGATATACGCAAATAACACCATTCCTGGGATCACAATGCCAATCAGCCCTTTTGATAGGGTGGCAAGGCCCATTGCCAGCCAACAGACCCACATCCAATGGCGACCCGATTGGGGGCGCTCATGTTCATAGGCATGCTGAGCTAGTAACAGCGCGCACAGAGCTAAATTTAGAAAAGCCGATAGGCCCATATCGAGGGCATTGAAATGCCCACCCACAACCCACATTGGGCTCGATAAGAGGATTAATGCCGCTAAATATCCCGTGACCCGGCCAAACAATTGGGCTGCAGTAAATCCAACCAATAAAATCGTGAGATAACCAGTGAGTCCGCTCCAAAAGCGTGCTTGCCATTCGCCAAGACCAAAGAGTTGAAACATAATTGCCGATGCCCAAATATGCAGTGGCGGTTTCTCAAAATATTTGTAGTCGTTATAACGGGGTGTGATGTAATCGCCGCTCACCATCATCTCGCGAGCCATTTGGGCGTAGCGACCTTCGTCTGTTGGAATTAGATGTCGATAGTCAAGCGTTGCAAACCATAAAACGCTTGCGAGGACGAAGACAGCCAATAATGCAACCGAATTCAATGGTGTGAGATGACGTTCGGCAAGCATCGCGTCAATCTTTTTCTAAGAGGATGGCAGCCAATACTTTGCGTCCTTCGCCCATTAGGATGTTGTATGTGCGGCAGGCTGCTTGTGAATCCATCATCTCAAAACCAATTTTGGCTTTAATCAGAGGTTGCAGAATTTTGGGGTTCAGAAACACCTGCTTCTTACCCGTGCCCACAATAACCAACTCGGGTAGCAAGGCGCTAATCATTGAGAAATGATCCTCTGAAAGATCCTGGCTTTCCTTAACCGGCCATGCCAAAACTTCACCTTCAGGTTGAACGATTAAGGCATACGAATACGGGGTTTGGTTGACCTCAAGAAAGCCAATTCCGTAGCCAGTGATCGTATTTTGGCTAGATTGTGGGTCAGAATGTAACTTCACGCTGAGGCTCTGTCATAATTGAGGGATTATAGCTAGCAAATTATCCCTAAATTTCAATGGCTTAACCTTGTAGAAGACCCGATTGTGAAACCAATACAAAAGTCCGACAAATTAAATAATGTCTGTTACGACATTCGTGGCCCCGTGCTTGAGCTCGCCCAACGCATGGAAGAAGAGGGTCATAAGATTATCAAGCTCAATATTGGTAATGTCGGCGTATTCGGCTTTGACCCTCCCGAAGAAATTCAGCTCGACATGATTCGTAATTTAGGAAATGCATCCGCGTATTCGGATTCCAAGGGTATTTTTGCAGCACGTAAAGCTATCATGCAGTATTGCCAAGAAAAAGGCATTCAAGGCGTTACCTTAGATGATATCTACACGGGTAATGGTGCTTCTGAACTGATTGTTTTGGCCATGAATGCACTTTTGAATAATGGCGATGAGGTGTTGGTTCCTGCACCCGATTACCCTTTGTGGACCGCGGCTGTCTCCTTATCAGGGGGAACCCCGCATCATTATTTGTGCGATGAGTCCAAAGGTTGGCAGCCCGATTTAAACGATATGCGTTCCAAGATTACGCCGCGCACCAAAGCGATCGTGGTAATTAATCCAAATAATCCAACAGGTGCCTTATATTCCAAAGAGGTTTTACTGGAGATTATTGCAATTGCTCGTCAACATAATTTGATCCTGTTCGTCGACGAGATCTATGACAAGATGCTCTTTGATGGCGAAAAGCATATTTCGCTCGCATCGTTATCGACCGACGTAGTCACCATTACCTTCAATGGTTTGTCAAAAAATTACCGCTCTTGCGGTTATCGGTCCGGCTGGATGGTTGTTTCTGGCGATAAGGCGATGGTTGCCGATTACATTGAGGGCTTAAATATGCTGTCCT
This genomic window from Polynucleobacter sp. MWH-UH24A contains:
- a CDS encoding glycosyltransferase family 39 protein translates to MLAERHLTPLNSVALLAVFVLASVLWFATLDYRHLIPTDEGRYAQMAREMMVSGDYITPRYNDYKYFEKPPLHIWASAIMFQLFGLGEWQARFWSGLTGYLTILLVGFTAAQLFGRVTGYLAALILLSSPMWVVGGHFNALDMGLSAFLNLALCALLLAQHAYEHERPQSGRHWMWVCWLAMGLATLSKGLIGIVIPGMVLFAYIVTRFDWKILGRLHIFSGLVIFLIVTAPWFIAVSIENPEFAHFFFIYEHFERFTATAHGRTAPFYFFLPLVLVGFLPWMPQFFQSARQTLMQYRMQSFSASWMLWAWFAVILIFFSISRSKLPGYIMPVFPALAILAAKSIADYLESHAHLSIGWRFQTLFFTLLAVTGFFFLSEVGRNGQPDEVDAYQAYTVWIVVALSCLLVFSLVASLLAKRNALLSIALFAFGFFLTATIAGTGHETLGRAVSGYDLAQKVKSQIPSDAKIYSVRLLDHTVPFYLERNTIMVEFTDELTFGAKQEPQKWIPTLNEFVIVWNQDPNAFALMSPGQYEELKTRGLPMEELGRDSRRVVVRHPREALRQ
- a CDS encoding polysaccharide deacetylase family protein, translating into MAKIALKVDVDTLLGTQVGTPNLAKLFAELGIQATFLFSLGPDHTGWALKRIFRPGFLKKVSRTSVVEHYGIKTLLYGVLLPAPDIGKTAAHEMRAVDQGGHETGIHTWDHVYWQDHVYQRDAAWTRLQMQKAYDRFCEIFKHPPLTHGAAGWQMNEAALKQLDDWGMQYASDGRSAPNLAPYRIQFNSVRSKHVQYPTTLPTFDELIGVDGRDALGAAKAILELTQSNPNDQVFTLHAELEGQKLLPAFKALLQGWLAQGHELVTMGQLHRSWLATGQLDKIATEPFQYGSIANRSGELMIQMRHATNFT
- a CDS encoding Mth938-like domain-containing protein, whose translation is MKLHSDPQSSQNTITGYGIGFLEVNQTPYSYALIVQPEGEVLAWPVKESQDLSEDHFSMISALLPELVIVGTGKKQVFLNPKILQPLIKAKIGFEMMDSQAACRTYNILMGEGRKVLAAILLEKD
- a CDS encoding DegT/DnrJ/EryC1/StrS aminotransferase family protein, yielding MSQPFIPFTKPTIDEATIAAVADVLRSGWITSGPKVLEFESALCAYLGGATVRCFANGTATMKIALQVAGIGPGDEVITTPISWVATSNVILAVGAKPVFVDIDPKTRNLDLHQVQSVINNKTKAIMPVYLAGLPLDIDALYTIAESHQLRVIEDAAQALGSSWNGLRIGAKGRHDLVSFSFQANKNLTTIEGGCLVFNTDRFGGDQVSLAEKLRLQGLVRHGPDGMEVDVLGGKDNLTDVNAVIGLHQLKQLERFQVQRIALARHYFDRFEQSGLSKIGLGLPIADFVNSNWHMFQVLLPLERLGQTRSQIMLALKERGIGTGVHYPAITGFALYRQRGYSPEATPVANQIGQSILTLPLFPTMTEADIDRVVKALQEVLA
- a CDS encoding pyridoxal phosphate-dependent aminotransferase encodes the protein MKPIQKSDKLNNVCYDIRGPVLELAQRMEEEGHKIIKLNIGNVGVFGFDPPEEIQLDMIRNLGNASAYSDSKGIFAARKAIMQYCQEKGIQGVTLDDIYTGNGASELIVLAMNALLNNGDEVLVPAPDYPLWTAAVSLSGGTPHHYLCDESKGWQPDLNDMRSKITPRTKAIVVINPNNPTGALYSKEVLLEIIAIARQHNLILFVDEIYDKMLFDGEKHISLASLSTDVVTITFNGLSKNYRSCGYRSGWMVVSGDKAMVADYIEGLNMLSSMRLCANVPGQYAIQTALGGYQSINDLVAADGRLTRQRDLAYKLMSEIPGVSVTKPKAALYLFPKLDPQMYPIKDDQQFIADLLKEEKVLLVQGTGFNWPKPDHFRITFLPHEDTLREAIKRIAHFLERYRMKHATNPVAATPAKV
- a CDS encoding glycosyltransferase, which gives rise to MNSLTHPRLSVVIPVYNEEEGLQALFDRLYPALDHVASQYALPYELVFINDGSKDRSAAMLAMQYEKRPDVTRVILFANNFGQHMAIMAGFEYARGEYIITLDADLQNPPEEIGKIVRQLEEGHDYVGTIRENRQDSWFRKTASRAMNRLRDKLTRITMTDQGCMMRGYHRRIIDLVRQCEEANTFIPALAYTFANNPIEITVKHEERFAGESKYSLYQLIRLNFDLVTGFSVMPLQLFSILGMLLAGAAGSLFLLLLIRRFVLGAEVEGVFTLFALTFFLIGVMLFGLGLLGEYIGRIYQQVRQRPRYMVSAVLEQSKS
- a CDS encoding C40 family peptidase — its product is MVALSVLTLSACSTSPTRTTSGAPSNPRIAHFKNDTSVGNEGISIAAMGLVGVPYRYGGNTPAGGFDCSGLIAYVYQNSSGIKLPRTIQQMSNVGTGIGQQPPAPGDLVFFNTTGERYSHAGIYVGQGRFVHAPSAGGTVRLERIDSPYWAARYTEARRITSN
- a CDS encoding formyltransferase, with amino-acid sequence MNQTPKHAVVFAYHDVGVACLQALIDAGMQIDLVITHADDPNETIWFSSVQKLCEQRGLPCRIVQPSALLNLVSEIKAIAPDYLFSFYYRFMLPTELLETATIAALNMHGSLLPKYRGRAPVNWAVVNGETETGATLHVMEVKPDAGDIVGQVAVSIEIHETAKEVFDKVSQAAKQVMEQVLPQLMQGKLPRRPNPLTEGSYFGGRKPEDGRIDWTKSAMSIYNLIRAVAPPYPGAFAELSGEKVILTKSSLPLDPGVALSPSQAAILKKSGLGMHLVDNRYFGLCGDGKVLELFLA
- a CDS encoding PhoH family protein, whose product is MPLPPLPTQIADQINLSRQKTPDLKNPPKKMKKALAPSWAQEVEANVDEDDDLSAAEAALEQIKTIAPAQHLEKQLDSKPERPKRTVRTGPPSLFVLDTNVLMHDPSSLFRFEEHDLYLPMTTLEELDNHKKGMSEVARNARMVSRSLDQLIAGTSGQLDEGIPLNKLGNQDATGRLFFQTQFSNAPLPEGLPEGKGDNLILGVVRDLQKAKPQQEVVLVSKDINMRIKARALGLPAEDYFNDQVLEDRDLMYSGVMALPSDFWPKHGKAMESWADGKSGTMFYRVTGPLVPSMLINQFVYQENPDGTTPFYALVREINGKTALLQTLKDYSHQKNNVWSITARNREQNFAMNLLMNPDIDFVTLLGQAGTGKTLLALAAGLEQVLDSKRYNEIIITRATVPVGEDIGFLPGTEEEKMQPWMGAFDDNLEVLHRSDDTAGEWGRAATQELIRSRIKVKSMNFMRGRTFVSKFLIIDEAQNLTPKQMKTLVTRAGPGTKIVCLGNIAQIDTPYLTEGSSGLTYVVDRFKGWRHSGHITLARGERSRLADHAAEAL
- a CDS encoding bifunctional UDP-4-keto-pentose/UDP-xylose synthase, translated to MKKILILGVNGFIGHHLSKRILETTSWEVYGMDMQNDRIGDLLNHPRMHFFEGDITINREWVEYHVRKCDVILPLVAIATPATYVQQPLRVFELDFEANLPIVRSAVKYGKHLVFPSTSEVYGMCSDAEFDPASSNLVYGPINKPRWIYACAKQLMDRVIWGYGMEGLRFTLFRPFNWIGPGLDSIYTPKEGSSRVVTQFLGHIVRGEPINLVDGGSQKRAFTYIDDGIDALMRIITNEGDVANGKIYNVGNPKNNYSVKELATMMLAIAKKIPEYAVTADQVQLIETTSKSYYGAGYQDVQNRVPAIENTMTELGWKPTIAMNDALSKIFEAYRHDVDKARHLVE
- a CDS encoding peroxiredoxin, giving the protein MTIKIGQTMPMCEIPATSNLTFSPKAYQGKKLVLYFYPKDSTPGCTVEAGEFRDHIDAFNQANALVVGVSRDNLRSHENFRQKLGLPFELVADTEEKLCTIFNVIKMKNMYGKQVRGVDRSTFLFDSKGVLQKEWRGIKVTGHVAEVLTAAKAIS